In Luteipulveratus mongoliensis, the DNA window CCTGCGCTATCGCACGATCGTGCTCTACTTCGCCCGGCCGCTGTCCCGGGTGACTTTCGTGCTCGTCCGACTGGCCGCGCTCACCACCGCGGTCTTCGCCATCCTCGCGGTGCCGATGGCCATCTGGTACGCCGTCGCGCTCAGCTCGGACATGGACAACGGCGAGCACACTCGCCACTACCTCGCGGCGATGGCGGGCGTGGCGATCCTGTCGCTCATCCTGTCCAGCGTGAGCGCCCTGGTCTCGGCGCTGACCACCCGGACCGGGCTGGCGGTCACGGCCATCATCATCGTGCTGATGGTGACGTCCGGCATGGTGACGGCCATCCTCGGTGTGGCCTACGAGAGCCAGAGCACAGGTCTGGCCAGCGCCGCAGCAGCCGCCAACCCGTTTACGGCCGTCGCCTCGCTCATCAGCGGGCTGTTCGACCAGGCGACACCGGTCGACACCTTGCCCAGGCCCACCAACGGATGGACGGCGTACGCCGCGGTCGCGTGCCTGTTGTGGGTCCTCGTCCCCACCGCGCTGCTGCTCCAGCGCACCAGGAAGGCGGCCTCGCTGTGACCGAGCTGCAGCTGAGTGCCGTATCCCGTTGGTACGGCAACGTGGTCGCCGTCAACGACGTGACCATGCACCTCGGCCCCGGGATCACCGGCCTGCTCGGTCCCAACGGCGCGGGCAAGTCGACGCTGCTGTCGATGATGGCCGGGCTGCTGCCGCCGTCGGCCGGGACCGTCACGATCGATGGCACACCGACCCGCGGCAACATCGCCATCTATCGTCAGATCGGACTCGTCCCCGTGCAGGAGTCGTTGTACGACTACCTCACCGGCACGCAGTTCGTCCGCCTCAACGCCGACCTGCAGAAGGTGCCCAGTGCCGCGGCCGCCACCGCCCGCGCGATCGGCCTGGTCGAGATGGCTGACGCTGCGGACCGCAAGGTGTCGACGTACTCCAAGGGCATGAGGCAGCGCATCAAGGTCGCGTCAGCACTCGTGCACGACCCGTCGGTCCTGCTCCTCGACGAACCGTTCAACGGGATGGACCCGATCCAGCGGCGGCACATGATGGACCTGCTCAGCCGGCTCGGCCAGCAGGGGCGCACGATCGTGTTCAGCTCGCACATCCTCGAAGAGGTCGAGCAGATCGCGCGCCACGTCGAGGTCGTCGTGGCCGGACGCGCCGCCGCCTCAGGCGACTTCTCACAGATCCGCCGGCTGATGACCGACCGGCCCAACCAGCACCTCGTGCGCAGCTCGGACAACCGGCGGCTCGCCACGCTGCTGCTCGCGGACCAGTCCGTGCGCGGCGTACGACTGCGGGGCGACAAGGCGCTGGAGGTCGAGTCCGACGACTTCGGCCGGTTCGCCCAGGTCATCCCCCGCATCGCGAAGGAGCACGACATCCGGCTGATCGAGGTCACTCCGACGGACGAGTCGCTGGAGAGCGTCTTCGGCTACCTGGTGGGCGCATGAGCACCCGGGACCCCGCATGAACGCGGCGATCATCCGGCTGGCCATGCGCTCGCTGTTCGGGCGCCCACGCGCCTTCGTGCTGCTCGCGATGCCGGCGATCATGGTCGGCCTGGCCGCTGTCATCACCATGGCCTCGAGCAACCCACCGGACTCCAGCGACGCCGAGGCCTTCCTGCGCGTCTTCGGCATCGGCATCGTGGTGCCCGTCGTCACGCTCATCGCGACCACGACGCTGGTCAACTCCGAGTTCGACGACGGATCGATCGTCTACCTGCTCACCAAGCCGATCAGCCGCTTGTCGATCATGGCGAGCAAGGCGGTCGTCGTGCTGCTCTCGGTGCTCGTCTGTGGGGTGCTGCCGGTGGGCATCGCCGGCTTCGCCATGGTCGGCGGTGACGACCGGGTGGCGCTCGCCGGCGTCGCAGGCAGCGCCGTGGCAGGTGTGGCCTACGTCGGCATCTTCACCGCGCTGGTGACCGTGCTCAACCGCAGCATCGTGGGCTGCCTGATCTACTGGCTCGTCTGGGAGTCGACGATCTCCAGCCTGATCGGGCCGGTGAAGTGGCTGTCGGCGCGAGCCTGGGGCAGCTCGGTCGTCCAGGCGACGACCGAGCTCGGCGACCGCCCAGCGGTGCCCGTGGCCTACGCCGTCGTCGCGGCTGTCGTCATCCTGCTGGGTGGCGTGGCGCTCGCCGCGCAGCGGCTCGTCTCGGTCAGCCTGTCCGACGACTGAGGCCTAGAGGTTGGCCACCCATTCGCTGTAGAAGATCCCCAGGCCGGCCACGACGCAGAGGCCGGTGATGATCCAGAAGCGGATGACGATGGTGACCTGCTCCCAGCCGAGGATCTCGAAGTGATGCTGGAGCGGCGCCATTCGGAAGAGTCGCTTGCCCACCCCTGAGGTGCGCTTGGTGGCCTTGAACCAGGTGACCTGGAGCATCACCGACATCGTGATGGCGACGTACAGGCCGCCGAGAACGATCAGCAGCATCTCGGTCCGGGACATGATCGCGAATCCGGCCATGGCCGCGCCGATGGCCAGAGAACCGGTGTCGCCCATGATGATTCGCGCAGGCGAGGCGTTCCACCACAGGAAGCCGAAGCAGGCACCCGCGATCGCGGCGGCGATGGCAGCGAGATCGAGCGGTGCGTGCACGTTGTAGCAGATGCTGTCGGCGACGCCCGCGGTGTGGCACCGATGGTTGTTCTGCCAGACGCCGATGATCAGGTAGGCACCGAAGACCATCGTGGCGGAGCCCGCGAGGAGGCCGTCCAGACCATCGGTCAGGTTGGTCGCATTGCTCGTCCCGTTGACCATCAACCAGATGAGGACGATCACCACGATCCCGGCCAGATGCGGTCCGAAGT includes these proteins:
- a CDS encoding ABC transporter permease; the protein is MSTPTRRGVIHDLGYRPFTGRRQSRAAIARSLYLTSLRYCFGIGRSGKSKVMPWLMTAVLFIPALVLAGIIVQLKKMSLQDQSDLFAPLSNYFGYPYWTQLLLTIFVAAQGPVLFARDLRYRTIVLYFARPLSRVTFVLVRLAALTTAVFAILAVPMAIWYAVALSSDMDNGEHTRHYLAAMAGVAILSLILSSVSALVSALTTRTGLAVTAIIIVLMVTSGMVTAILGVAYESQSTGLASAAAAANPFTAVASLISGLFDQATPVDTLPRPTNGWTAYAAVACLLWVLVPTALLLQRTRKAASL
- a CDS encoding ABC transporter ATP-binding protein yields the protein MTELQLSAVSRWYGNVVAVNDVTMHLGPGITGLLGPNGAGKSTLLSMMAGLLPPSAGTVTIDGTPTRGNIAIYRQIGLVPVQESLYDYLTGTQFVRLNADLQKVPSAAAATARAIGLVEMADAADRKVSTYSKGMRQRIKVASALVHDPSVLLLDEPFNGMDPIQRRHMMDLLSRLGQQGRTIVFSSHILEEVEQIARHVEVVVAGRAAASGDFSQIRRLMTDRPNQHLVRSSDNRRLATLLLADQSVRGVRLRGDKALEVESDDFGRFAQVIPRIAKEHDIRLIEVTPTDESLESVFGYLVGA
- a CDS encoding ABC transporter permease; the encoded protein is MNAAIIRLAMRSLFGRPRAFVLLAMPAIMVGLAAVITMASSNPPDSSDAEAFLRVFGIGIVVPVVTLIATTTLVNSEFDDGSIVYLLTKPISRLSIMASKAVVVLLSVLVCGVLPVGIAGFAMVGGDDRVALAGVAGSAVAGVAYVGIFTALVTVLNRSIVGCLIYWLVWESTISSLIGPVKWLSARAWGSSVVQATTELGDRPAVPVAYAVVAAVVILLGGVALAAQRLVSVSLSDD
- the mraY gene encoding phospho-N-acetylmuramoyl-pentapeptide-transferase, yielding MKAVLLSGTLALVLSLLTTRLAIRQFTKWGYGQEIHEDLPSGHQTKRGTPTMGGVAIVLSVVVGYFTAKLLTMTAPTSSAYLLLLLFVGMAGVGFLDDYIKVVKQRSLGLRARAKMIGQAVIAVTFGVLALNPSMRNSDGVAPASHQLSFLRDFGPHLAGIVVIVLIWLMVNGTSNATNLTDGLDGLLAGSATMVFGAYLIIGVWQNNHRCHTAGVADSICYNVHAPLDLAAIAAAIAGACFGFLWWNASPARIIMGDTGSLAIGAAMAGFAIMSRTEMLLIVLGGLYVAITMSVMLQVTWFKATKRTSGVGKRLFRMAPLQHHFEILGWEQVTIVIRFWIITGLCVVAGLGIFYSEWVANL